A genomic region of Colius striatus isolate bColStr4 chromosome 20, bColStr4.1.hap1, whole genome shotgun sequence contains the following coding sequences:
- the TEX14 gene encoding inactive serine/threonine-protein kinase TEX14 → MAHAVRIPVPCPVQLGSLKGDSLEAQLHESVREGDYVQVKQLLKKGVFVDAVNSEGQTSLFTAALLGLGKIVAVLLDYGSDANHRCYDGSTPVHAAAFSGNQWILSRLLDEGGDLRVHDKNGQSPRCWAVSAGGEHSAQMLEFIERCAFHMQAAIWNVPSDLIRKVGSPKALARSPSRFRGLFQGNVENPLGRFRKGGANAAKNIYSFGFGKFYLAGSRHPGYLSLLPVIGEKDLVQADDEPTFSYHVGPYMVMTNLMWAGSRVTVKELAFEPHQKCSKLRFADLLIAEQEHSSKLRHPRLLQLMAVCLSSDLEKTHLVYERVNFGSLYSILHERHTEFPVLHMETILTVLLQINEALRFLHCRGFIHRSVTSYAVQIVSSGEAKLCNLEYMIESKDGGEHSDLTRSPVPVQLYRWCSPEVILGSVVTVKSDVYSFCAVVQEALTETLPWKGHEDSVIQQLFTSGQRLEADVRLSMPYYDIIKSGLEPKGKNRSVKLHDIQYLLKNDLKDLTESGHADEMSKARRCPVFADMNSCLASAFTYQETQKLQCKEITVADSFTAPRYSLSPENTAVVDQEASTSLQPVLRDESGDVTSELQTPFSVSDVDDSLCEFEINEIFTSLPEYHEDFLEEGAGLGQTQKDETRQLKEDKTTLRELYTAPGAHCEEKLVDEEDGSSELDTDYMTEEEESISKAAEKQRKLLQEIRMSQLSEQNLQDRHCKGSDGTSQSTNNPFSGDDIFLWKAVGPLSSVYIPPPLRCQAPGASNEDHFQAVSQTAKEIEVTQNEKWNCIHEMSESKNENNHHDLSFGVIRRLDDQMSHDHEHLLPLVSVRCNKKFNLQCQRGGDSHAAASGSEEEKWCSWKSRPEMYRAEISGERRMMQSEWRTEVKRMARRVALGQLEFGSSYPDSECTSESEAESIKDHFQHVTTRVQKGQDQQRYKCQTGRAEPWHQGTEDRSECEESDLESAFTSASGRSCQLPSQDEQAESGIAILKDSVLPQQVKELSGEHSGELHCSLGSSSDVSEEFVTLDGDCFLPPPTQRGSELELKITEKTGTKSVSRTLDTSDAKDRIEGACEELLQTLLPEAAGSGVELSGKCALSFESTFESGKQSLIALVLLSAALLSEGWSLVLHSHLICYSSLFCGKTLFSSTAVQNCGSNMPGVNQLSHMPVASVETAQEAILWETREESKEKDVSVADIQDLSSIPCEQEDYLRDIDCKTPRASHAPTNISTPLSSVKMAITFEKDKHSHEVASDHSFCGSQEITSEVSRTFTTANEEGRSTAIPLGASEVCSPELDVPDGLSVAASSLRSTRKASALSQASSYFIEELLDEIVSDQIQVEGGESEKESERNEKRNHSSWTWDSFNLAEETERAHSTLDDVLEGILHAVPGEEEIQEQPQGHALGAASLQDPEDAGRKKRVLEDGARARATESSPGSSEDLLHP, encoded by the exons ATGGCTCATGCTGTCCGTATCCCAGTTCCCTGCCCAGTCCAGCTGGGAAGTCTGAAAGGTGACTCCCTGGAAGCTCAGCTGCATGAGtctgtcagagaaggagactatGTGCAAGTGAAGCAGCTTCTGAAGAAAG gTGTGTTTGTTGATGCTGTAAATTCCGAGGGCCAAACGTCTCTCTTCACCGCTGCATTACTAGGTCTTGGTAAAATAGTGGCTGTTCTGTTGGATTACGGCTCAGATGCTAATCa TCGCTGTTATGATGGAAGCACCCCAGTCCATGCAGCTGCCTTCTCAGGAAATCAGTGGATTCTTAGCAGGTTACTGGATGAAGGAGGTGATCTGAGAGTGCATGATAAAAATGGACAAAGTCCTCGATGCTGGGCTGTGTCAGCTGGAGGAGAACACAGTGCTCAG ATGTTGGAGTTCATAGAGCGCTGTGCATTCCACATGCAGGCTGCCATTTGGAACGTTCCCTCTGATCTCATCAGGAAGGTTGGCTCACCAAAAGCACTGGCTCGCAGTCCATCTAGGTTCCGTGGCCTTTTTCAAGG AAATGTTGAGAATCCTCTGGGTAGATTTCGGAAAGGTGGAGCTAATGCAGCCAAGAACATTTACAGCTTTGGTTTTGGGAAG ttttacctTGCAGGCAGCAGGCATCCAGGGTACTTGTCACTTCTCCCTGTTATTGGGGAAAAAGACTTGGTTCAGGCTGATGATGAACCAACATTTTCTTACCACGTTGGACCATACATGGTCATGACAAA CTTAATGTGGGCAGGCAGCAGAGTTACAGTGAAGGAACTTGCCTTTGAGCCCCATCAGAAGTGCAGTAAACTACGCTTCGCTGATCTTCTCATTGCAGAACAGGAGCACAGTAG TAAACTCCGTCATCCTCGTTTGTTGCAGTTGATGGCTGTCTGTCTGTCCAGTGACCTGGAGAAAACCCACTTAGTATATGAAAGGGTTAACTTTGGTTCTCTGTACAGCATCCTTCATGAAAGG catacAGAATTCCCAGTACTGCACATGGAGACTATTTTGACTGTGCTGCTTCAAATTAATGAGGCTTTGCGTTTTCTACACTGCCGTGGATTTATCCACCGTTCAGTCACTTCCTATGCTGTTCAAATTGTCTCTTCTGGTGAGGCAAAGCTATGCAACTTGGAGTACATGATAGAGAG CAAAGATGGTGGAGAACACAGTGACCTGACCCGTAGTCCTGTCCCAGTCCAGCTGTACAGGTGGTGCTCTCCTGAAGTAATCCTAGGAAGTGTTGTCACTGTTAAATCAGATGTTTATAGCTTCTGTGCAGTAGTGCAGGAGGCCCTGACAG AGACTCTTCCCTGGAAAGGTCATGAAGACTCGGTTATTCAACAGCTCTTCACTTCAGGACAACGGTTAGAAGCAGATGTCAGACTTTCTATGCCCTATTATGATATCATCAAGTCAGGGCTGGAACCTAAAGGGAAGAACCGCTCTGTGAAACTTCATGATATTCAGTATTTACTGAAAAATGACTTAAAG GACTTAACTGAGTCTGGTCATGCTGATGAAATGTCAAAAGCACGAAGATGCCCTGTTTTTGCAGATATGAACAGCTGTTTGGCATCAGCTTTTACCTACCAGGAAACACAGAAATTGCAGTGTAAGGAGATAACTGTGGCTG acagCTTTACCGCCCCCAGATACTCTCTTTCTCCTGAGAATACTGCTGTAGTGGACCAAGAGGCATCAACCAGTCTGCAGCCAGTTCTACGGGATGAAAGTGGTGATGTAACTTCTGAACTCCAGACACCCTTCAGTGTCAGTGATGTAGATGATAGCCTCTGTGAATTTGAAATCAATGAAATCTTCACCAGTCTTCCAGAATATCATGAAGACTTCCTAGAAGAAGGAGCTGGATTAGGTCAAACTCAAAAGGATGAAACAAGGCAGCTCAAAGAAGATAAGACTACCCTCAGGGAGCTATACACAGCTCCTGGAGCACATTGTGAGGAAAAGCTAGTTGATGAGGAGGATGGCTCTTCAGAACTGGATACTGACTACAtgacagaagaggaggagagcatAAGTAAAGctgctgaaaagcaaaggaagctGCTTCAGGAAATCAGAATGAGTCAGCTTTCTGAGCAGAATCTTCAAGACAGACACTGTAAGGGATCTGATGGTACTTCCCAAAGTACCAATAACCCTTTTTCTGGAGATGATATTTTTTTATGGAAGGCTGTAGGTCCACTGTCAAGTGTCTATATTCCACCACCACTAAGGTGTCAGGCACCAGGAGCATCGAATGAAGACCATTTCCAAGCTGTTTCACAGACAGCAAAGGAAATTGAGGTAACTCAAAATGAAAAGTGGAACTGCATTCATGAGATGAgtgaaagtaaaaatgaaaacaatcatCATGATCTCAGCTTCGGTGTGATCAGAAGACTGGATGATCAAATGAGCCATGACCACGAG CATTTACTCCCACTTGTATCTGTAAGATGCAACAAAAAGTTCAACTTACAATGTCAGAGAGGAGGTGATTCACATGCTGCAGCAAGTGGAAGTGAAGAAGAGAAGTG GTGCTCTTGGAAATCAAGACCTGAAATGTACAGAGCAGAAATAAGCGGGGAGAGAAGGATGATGCAATCAGAATGGAGGA CTGAAGTAAAGCGAATGGCCAGGAGAGTGGCCTTAGGACAGCTAGAGTTTGGCTCTTCATATCCAGACAGTGAATGTACATCTGAAAGTGAAGCAGAGAGTATAAAGGATCACTTCCAACATGTCACTACTAGAGTCCAAAAAGGTCAAGACCAACAAAGATACAAGTGTCAGACAGGTCGCGCTGAGCCGTGGCATCAGGGCACTGAGGATAGATCTGAATGTGAGGAGAGTGATCTGGAGTCTGCATTCACAAGTGCTTCAG GGAGAAGTTGCCAGTTGCCATCACAAGATGAGCAAGCAGAATCTGGAATAGCCATTCTTAAGGACTCAGTCCTTCCTCAACAAGTCAAGGAGCTCTCTGGA GAGCATTCAGGGGAATTACATTGTTCCCTTGGTTCATCATCTGATGTGTCTGAAGAATTTGTGACTCTTGATGGTGAttgtttccttcctcctcctacCCAGAGAGGTTCAGAACTAGAGCTAAAAATAACAGAGAAGACAGGAACAAAGTCTGTGTCAAGAACTTTGGAT ACCTCAGATGCTAAAGACAGAATAGAAGGTGCTTGTGAAGAACTTTTGCAGACACTGTTACCTGAAGCTGCAGGGTCAGGTGTTGAGCTTTCAGGTAAATGTGCTCTTTCTTTTGAGAGTACTTTTGAGTCAGGGAAACAAAGTCTTATTGCACTTGTGCTTTTGTCAGCAGCACTCCTGTCAGAAGGCTGGAGCTTGGTTCTCCACAGTCACTTGATCTGTTATTCCTCACTATT CTGTG GAAAAACACtgttcagcagcacagcagtgcagaACTGTGGCAGCAACATGCCAGGAGTGAATCAGCTTAGCCATATGCCTGTAGCCAG TGTTGAAACAGCACAAGAAGCAATACTGTGGGAGACACgggaggaaagcaaagaaaaggatGT ATCAGTGGCAGACATTCAGGATTTGTCAAGTATCCCGTGTGAGCAGGAGGACTACCTCAGGGATATAGACTGTAAGACGCCTAGAGCCAGTCATGCACCCACCAACATCAGCACTCCACTCAGCTCAG TAAAAATGGCAATAACCTTTGAGAAAGATAAACACAGCCACGAAGTAGCTTCAGATCATTCCTTTTGTGGTTCTCAAGAGATCACCTCTGAAGTGTCCAGGACATTTACTACAGCCAATGAAGAAGGAAGGAGCACTGCAATTCCCTTGGGTGCTTCAGAAGTTTGCTCACCTGAACTGGATGTGCCT GATGGGTTGTCAGTAGCTGCTTCATCCTTGAGAAGCACCAGGAAGGCATCTG caCTCTCACAGGCATCCAGCTACTTCattgaggagctgctggatgaAATTG TTTCTGATCAAATTCAAGTGGAAGGCGGAGAGTCAGAAAAAGAATCTGAGAGAAATGAGAAGAGGAATCACAGTTCATGGACTTGGGACTCATTTAATCTAGCAGAGGAAACAGAAag GGCTCACTCTACTCTTGATGATGTTTTAGAAGGAATCCTCCATGCAgttcctggagaagaggagatccAAGAACAACCTCAGGGACATGCTCTTGG GGCTGCAAGCCTGCAAGATCCAGAAGAtgctggaaggaagaagagagtgttggaagatggagccagggcCAGAGCTACAGAGAGCAGC